The Primulina eburnea isolate SZY01 chromosome 12, ASM2296580v1, whole genome shotgun sequence genome includes the window TTATTCTGATGGAGAATTATAAGAGGAATTAACGAACCCTTCCTAAATAAGGATTTTGACTTCGAACTTATACTGTTATATTTTGACAGAAGTGTAACGGAAAGAAGAGAAAACGAATCAGTGAAGGAGAAATGGAGAAGCCTAGAGATGTTGTTCATGTCAGAGCAAAGAGAGGTCAAGCCACAGATAGCCACAGTTTGTCTGAAAGGGTATATTTAATGCAATTAATATGATCGATTTTGCTGTTATCCCGTTCATATACATTTTAACAATGTTTTTGATACGACAACAATTTGGTAAGATTTTATGAGCCAATATTATAAATATCACAAAACTTTGGTGAGAGTGTatcacgagtcaattttgtggGATGGTCTCAGACCTGACCTATAtatcatgaaaaaatatcactttttatgccaaAAGTATTGTTTCTCGTGATAATTATGGATCGGATTTACTCGTTTCATTAATAAAaaaccgtgagaccgtctcaccaGGGATCTAATAAATATATGAAGGTTCAATTGGTTGTGTTAaagcaaattttattttatttcttggaCTAGCTACGACGACAGAAAATAAATGAAAAGCTGAGGTTCTTGCAAGATCTGGTTCCAGGGTGTTATAAGGCAagtttctttattttttaatattcaaGAAATCTTGTTTTCATTTTTCTAAATTATGATACACAGAAATTCACTGAGAATATGTAATTTACAGACGATGGGAATGGCTGTCATGTTGGATGTAATTACCACTTATGTACGATCTTTGCAAAATCAAATTGATGTAAGTCAAAATATATACTTGTATATAATTTATTGTTTCTGTTTTAAATTTTGcaattttatttgtattttccGATTTATTTTGCAAAATTGTATTTTATCGATAATTTTTAATTCCCTTTATATTATCACTTTTTCAGTTTCTATCCCTGAAACTATCTGCGGCAAGTTTGTTCCACGATTTCAACTCAACAGAGGCAGAAGCCGTAGAACCAAGAGTGGTAATAAGGATTTCTCCATTACTTTATTCtcaaaaaattcataattttttgaaTAATAAATTTGCCTTCAATTATGACACTCAAATAATTTCTATTTTCATACGAACAGCATTTTCTCAATAATTTTGAAACACtggaaaaaagaaaataatgGGATcgtttatttaattactaaaatTTCTCCATATATCATTCAATTAATGAAAGTGTTGGATTGgatttttataattttgtgAAATGTTTAATAATTATCTCACAACAGGGAACTACAGGATATGAAGCACAAGGGATGGAGAAAAATGCAGGAGAAAACTATGGCGGATCCTCACAGTTCCAAACAACTTGGCCTCTTTGAGCTTCATTTACATTCTAATATATGCTATcctattttatataaatatatatttgtgtgtgtgtgtgtgtgtgtgtttatatatatatatatatatatatatatatatattataacgtGTGTACAAGATTAATAGAGTACAGAAAGAGAGAACTCCAAAAGCatcaaaataattattgaaAACTTCTAAATACAATGTTGCCCAAATAGTTGGATGTTGTTCTACGACAGTTGACGTAGGGATACATCAAAGCGACGTTTCATTATTAAGATCATTTTCATATGCAGTGTAAAGATATGATTAATGACCTAAGTAATCCCTATTTTGATGGCCCTCGATGTGTTCAAGGAtagggaatattgatattttcAGTTCTATTATTGACAGATGATAGTCAGTGAATGAGGATCTTTATTCCGAATCTCATTTTTCATTTATTAGTTTACCACGTTCGACAATCTGTTTCTTCTCACGCCTTGTAAACCTATGCGGAAAAATTATAAAACGGGTCctttaaatttgtttttaaatattttttagtcTTTTAAACtctcataatttaatattagtTCAATATATAGATTATTTTTACACATTATTTTCATTGGAATGGCGCTCTATATGTAGCAATATCATATTTCTCATTGACGTACACTGTCAAGCCAGCCAACATCCagaatttttttcttaaaattttctGTCAGGAAGTGTCTTTAGAAACACACACTGACAAAATTTGTTTCATTGtcagtattttttattttcctttggcaaatataatatattttttctatGTATACATATATCGAGGAGCTTGTGCATTTTTCACTTTTTAAATTTACTTTGAAGATATCGTAGCTACTTAGTGATCAATGGTTCCTTAAACAACAAATTAGCAATAAACTAGGTAGGTTCTCAGTAGGGATGTCAATGAGCCGAGCTGTTGGCGAgtttttcggatctcggctcgttaaaaagctcgttcgggctcgttcgttaagtttatcgagccgagcccgagccttattttgggctcgacaattttgttgagccgagcttgagattaatgatgttcggctcgttagctcgtgaacatgttcgataataggttcgtgaacatgttcgataataggttcgtgagctcaaaattgagctcggctcgtttagctggctcgtgagctcgagctcgagctcggctcgtttaagtggttgATGAGTGAAAAAAACGGAAATATCAGCGATGGtttttaataaaccgtcgctatatagcgacggtctgcattaaaaccgtcgcatattaaatttagcgacggtttattaaaaccCATCGCTattatatagcgacggtttacatcaaaccgtcgctataatagcgactgttATGAATAAACCGTCGTCGATTAAtataagcgacggttttagcaaacCGTCGCTGATGGCAACGGTTTTGGGGTTTtggggttagggtttagggttttagcaaactgtctataaatGGTCGCGTTTAGAGTCATTTGTAACATTTGCACTTAGTCATCCTGAGTGTTTATTAAATAGATATATCCGTTGTCCTTACAATCGaaaaaaatgtcagaacaaaccatatttagacgaaattacaaaccatttgtgtttcctaataaaaagtacaaaattgttgatgtcaatcgaaaaaagagtcttggatactacgaaccatttgtgtttcctaCGCAAGCCTCGCAAGTTGTGTATTTGACTTATCCAACAACGAAGAGAGCAGAATCATATTGGATGCATGTGAGTACTCTACATAGACGAGCTTATGTCACTGATGTTGAGCAAAATACTGAGCATAATCAAATTGATGCGAACGATGCATTTCAAAACAACGAAAGTGGACCTTATGACATCTCAACTCAATTTCTTTTATCGTCTCAAAATCTAGTCGATGTTAATGTTAAGTACGACAATGAAATTGATTTGAACTGAAAGTGAAATAGAAGAAGTTCAATATTCGAGCGACGATGTTCGTGACATTTATTGAATTGTACTttggaaaatatatatatttcattaattataaatgttaatgttttacaattattgaatttattttagcgagCACGACATGGCAGAGATCCAACGTCATGGGAGCTATACGTTCACACACATCGACATGCAGATGGATCTTTCGTTGACACGCGATCCCGCATGCtccacgtaagtttattaaatttcgttattctcatcaacattacattaagaaaattcaatttgattcattttaaatcaacatcacaggaggagatgtagcgctacatggctgattcattttgtatgaaacacttgtattattatttgcagattaataacatgattacatttctcaaattttgttaattttttttcgattatacagcacaatatatttttatttcagatttatataattataacattttaaaaaaaaaacatttagcgGCGGTTTTTGTTCAAACCGTCGCgacattagcgacgggttttataaaacccgtcgctaatggcgacaggtttgacatactgtcgctataatagcgacggtctaAAATAACCGTCGCTTTTTGACGACGATGTCTGTAACTAGCGCTATTTGCGACAGTTGTAGAAAAACGTCGCCgattagatcggcgacggttatgtATAACCGTCGCCGTTGGCGACGGTTTAAGAAAAACGTCGCCGATCCagatcggcgacgtttttgTAAATACCCATCGCTATTAGTGACGTTTGTGTCAATActcgtcgctattagcgacgcttttaaccaaaacccgtcgctattggcgaacccgagccaggctcattaaacaagataaacgagccattaacgagccgagctcgagccgagcccgagatTCATAAATTCCGaatgagccgagcccgagcttcaaacccgaggctcgtaacgagctcgagccgagcccgagccgagaaaataatgaaacgagccgagcccgagccagctactgctcggctcatttacatctcTAGTTTTCAGGTAGTCCTAAAGCATGTGTATTTTTTTGAATCaccaattaatatatattttaaacattttgaAAATTGGAAAAACTTATACAAAACAATAAAGAAAAGGGATTCACTAATGTTGAagacttaaaataaaaaagcCCTCGATAAACACATCATGATGTGAGTTTCACTCGAATTTGGAGTGAAAAAGCATAACCTCAACAACTATATATGTGAAGACCCGAAATTTGTTTTTGTAACATAGTAAATAAGCTATTAAACTACTTATATTAAGagcaaaataatgaaaattaagAAGAGATAAATGACCGTGAATAGAAGACTTTTCACGTCATCTTTTGTGACCTATAAATATAAACTTTGGTGTAGAGTAAAACCACATAAAAAATCATCACAAAAACTTTCAAACTATCGAGAAATAGGCTTGTTGGTTAGAGAAAGATTCTGAAAATATTCGAGAAAAGTtcctcaaaaattttaaaaaaagttttgtCCAATAGTCATCCGAATTCGAGTAAAGTTCTAGTCATTTTCGAGCCTATCATCTTCAcatattgttaggatcggttaaagatgaaagagtgtttagaatagggggttgaataaatactAACTATTTTCACAACCTTTTCTCTTTTTTTGtgagtcagtttagtgataaacttaCTCGGGAATCTTGAAAGTCGATGTCAATCAGTCAACAATAAAAGTgcagaaataaactgactgatacATAGAATAAAACTGAAATAAGATGACAcgagattttatggatgttcggagatttcaaacacatACGTCATtgaccccttctatcacaaagataggattttcactaaaaaattttgatcgatacaaagagttatacagacccacttcagttatggacttaacaatgctaaattgaaactcttagttacaaaaAAGTTTACAGTACACGAATGGACTGAAATAatttagcacaactgataccTTCAAGATCAAGTAATAAAGTAATAACAGTTTGTGCTTGTAAGCTCGAagtatagccttgaatgctatgaaTGTATACAATAAGTGTGAGCAAGATTTCAGACTCAGAGAGATCAGATTCAAAGAGTTTCTCAATAGCTCTTCTCTGCTATTTATACGCTTTGCATCCAACAGTAATATTTAATGTGATTTGAAACTTTCTATCTGTTGTTTTCCACGTCAACATTCTATTGATAGTCGTACACTGCAGCTTTTCTGAAATACGGCGACACCATTACTTGTTGTAGTCAGCTTTTGTACAGTTGTCGGTCAAACATccttttcattaatttatgaCGTGTCCTgctgaaagatcagctgataGAATGTGGTTGATGAGCTCACAACTGATTATAGTAACTGATCAGCCAGTTGTCTGCGTAGTACAGTTTGCTAGTCCAGTTGCCTTGAGAATCTGCGTACTAACCTTCAGTTATGGGCAACGATAGTTTGCATATTTTAGAACATTTTCTATCAGTCTTCTTGATCAGTTGTTTCAATCTATTAAGCGTTCAATTTGTTAAACCtcagaaattcagtttccaacaatttctctttttttggtgtttgacaaaactttgaaaatatgaactgatcaactgaactcattgtagataaaataccTTTTATTGAAAATTCTTTCAATGTAcatattcgtacaaagaatgaaaAAATAAAGGAATCTTCTAACTGACTAAAATAATCTTCAAAATCTGCCAAATATCAGTTTGTTGTAGATTCTCTATTTATTGTTTTTTCCTATTGATCTTTTCCTCATTTTTCCCCCTTTTTTGTgaaactgtaacgtaccgtactttttactactaaAAATTTTGCggaagaatttaaaattttcttaaataaatcataaacatccaaAGTTTGATAAATTAAATTGTACGTCTCAAAATCTGTTGCAACAAAAGatctaaaattttaagtttgacaaaagtatttgaacattttcataaaactaaaacttgggcggtcctcgggtctagcctcctgctcagtccaagtctgccccttggtcaccaccccTAGCCtcctcataatcatcatcacctgcatcgatcaagtctagtgagtctaaagactcaacacgtataaactggaagtaacgaataatacgtaataaaaccacatgcaacttcaaaatagagcgtacatacttaaacttgaacttgcaataaacttgaacatacatacatatcatAGACGTGCTATAACGTGaatgtgacgtcccgaaaatttgaggtccacgtgaaccacgtgcgtgcaagttattaaattccttatgtattttattaaatgattttaatgcatgtttaattCATTGATTTGAGTTTTAGTTCACGATTTAagaaattgcattattttaatatttatgtttaattgatgcatGTTAAATGTTTTCGAGTTTCTTGTTCAGGCGATTACTCGAGGCAGGATCGAGGAAAgaaccggtgacgatttttagcaatttaaagggtggtattttattttaagtttaagatgaggtattttaaataatttatttagttttagtatttttaaaagcctaatttatttatttagtgattttagaGTTTAAAACCTTTAAATCTAGCATTTTGTGTGggtttgttattttaattaaggcaATTGAGGGAGTTAGGGTTTGATTAACTTTAAATTATTGGTCAATTTATTATTAAGCAATTTAATTCCCATAATTAACCACTAAACTCACACactcacacttttacacacacctaacTCACACACTAACTCACGGCAACTCACAACACACACAAACATATTTCTATTTCAATTCTTTTTGAAGAAAACCTAGGTTTCTAAGAAAcctagcagccgcccccttccccgtTACCTTCCAGCAGATTTTGttcgattttattgcaagaaaatcgcgtcacgttcgtcccggatcaacctcgcttctatctccgcttcggtgacgccgttacggtatttttaaatatcaaaaggcacgtatattctgttctttctgcatcgatcttgtcatagtatgcgttgggttatttttatgcgtgaaaactcatgtgtgacgttcgtcgtttgagcggaaaatggtttgaatgcgtttgatatatttttagatctgaaatctcgtaactcactgttctgttgaaaactgcgatttttctgtcgggattttgagaaaactttcaaatagaaaattgtagaacttttcgatgccttcgatttcatataaaattcgagatttttggatgaaaattgagcgAGTTACGaaatttttcgtgggactgctcaagctgcgacttttatgtaaaatgtgttcttgaagttatttgttgcaggcttcgttggacatcgtcgggcttgtgctactgtaTTTATACATGTTacgagatgtatttaggtgttatttggtggttcgttcgggtcgggtttggcttgggatgtaatagaagtcgtaggaagcgaaacgatgcctaattacgagttattgttgtgttggaattaattgttgatgcttagggacgtttggggcgtttttatgggtttgaatcaatgtaataacatcctaggatgagtctagaggtgttggttcatggtccttaggcttggattgaatgGGTGCAAGGTTAAGTTAGTGAGTTTTCGTGAATTTGCAAATACAGAGGGGGTCCGGACCccggcacggagtccgtgtccgttttccttcaaaaatacgaaattccagagcctacccggacccgtacacggacccctacacggggtccgtgtacacccttttcaaaaaaaaaataataataaaatttaaaaaaaaaattttttttttttttaggatttgcttcggggttctatatcatggtttagtacgatggttaaaattttatttatgtaaaaatataggatttgttttggggttttatgtcatggtttagtacgatgattatgcgaggtcaagtcctgagcgaactagaatgtcataagctacttattcactttggtggtgagctcgagtacctatgtctaagacatgcaagttaagtatttaaaaatttatgttagtatgtgcagcaacggccccagtcgaagtccaacgaatccctcaacgccaagtaagtatgtatgacgtgcaaagaaaatattttaagtttttgaggtatgctaaatgtcttgtgaccaaaagtgaatgggtttggaagtcggtgaacgtggccgaggacctctccaccccgttaaattatgaacgggtttgaagttaggattgaaaagcgttaaattatgaacggggaccaatccgcccgttaaattatgaacgggttagatcgtggttgtgaagcgttaaattatgaacgtggatcaactggcctgttaaattatgaacagggatctcatgtatgtggcagtggatacgtccctgtcagcccagtactgtggtttgtctgatcagacgtttattatgtatgggtcacttgctttgaaacatcctctacgcaaaatgatgaagttatgtatgttcaagtatgcagtatgtttatgaaagtttatgttgatggcacgtctagttatgtacgtatgtatgttcaagtttattatgcaagctcaagtttcaagttatgtatgtcctattttaaagttgcatgcgattttattacgtagtactcgttattccagtttatacgtgttgagtctttagactcactagacttgatcgatgcaggtgagtatgttgatgaggagacaggaggtggcgaccaaggggcaggcttggactgagcgggaggctaacccgaggaccgcaatgtttaagtttatgcaaaagttaaattactctgattctatgtttgatgcgagatgttttgagaaaacttttcttttaacaaaatcTTTATTGGGAATGgctgatgtagtgacgaccgtattgatttttatttcgtatttaagaaaattttaaatttttccgcaaattttgagtatgaaaatacggtacgttacagttggtatcagagcggtgttcttgtaaagggttatgcctactgctagtcgcaagaagctctcgaagtcacacctcaagtctgtaagttttaaagttttaaagtcttttaAGTAGTAAGCATGAAGTCATGATTTcggcatgtgcatgttttaattcTATCACCTGTATGTTTATATGACATACGTTTTGGAGTACGGGTTTGCATGTCGTTATGAGTTGAGAATggatctttaaaatttttatgcatgtttcgacatgaaatgaaaaactatttaattttcttgcacgctggtgtggtggaattggacatgagtaagaattttgcttttgggcgttagaaaaagttgtaaatgatttttctatattaatttttggatagtagtactgatgttagaCTAGTGAGTCATAAGTTAAATTTGACAATtacgaatgcttttgggacttgtagattttctaagaaattacaaatggttcgtggttgctatcttaattaatttttgaagatttcatgtaaggattaatgattcgaagactacgacgatcTTTGGAAGTATAAGACGAAGAATTTATTTAAAGTGTATGTTCTATCTAGAtatatttaaggattgaattacatgaattgagaattttaaggacctaagtgTAAAGCAATATTCTAAgggattattttcaaatttaccaaattttggggatttaattttgagtgcaaagaattttaaggttaatgAGGTTAAGTCGAAAAAATTTATGGGTACGAAgatgcaaatttcaaagagttgtagggccaaaaatataaattgtgggaactttaaggaccaaattgcaaatttcgaaatttttgaggatttagttcgAACTTTTAAGGAACACTTGAGTAAGATCAGTAGTTTTTCGAGGTTatggaattgattttgggtttaataagcttaaaattattgaactttgtgttacgagaaatctataagatggaattaggaacaccaacaacttatgggtaattgtaAATTTTTTGTACTTTAGGACAATTGGATAAAATtttcgaggaaattaagaatttatgctacaattttaagaaattgagAGAACTAGTTTAGCGGTAAGTGATAactgaatggtttaaatgaaaGGAATTCTCGAGGATTTAAGCTCAAAGGAATTATTAGAACCTTGAAGTATCtgggttataatattataagaaatggtaatcaaggggATTGTAAGATGAATCGACATTGGGCTCGAAAAGTTAAGCGCT containing:
- the LOC140808210 gene encoding transcription factor bHLH75-like, encoding MNSNRKLFNNLVSIESFDKNLQGIVASSVFSDWFFDQRDQINQLPIQFNDAIPRTMEPYTIPVYDPTSHFFPSSHGCNIRSITLEPGILVKPSMTSSFSGTDYFGPDKKCNGKKRKRISEGEMEKPRDVVHVRAKRGQATDSHSLSERLRRQKINEKLRFLQDLVPGCYKTMGMAVMLDVITTYVRSLQNQIDFLSLKLSAASLFHDFNSTEAEAVEPRVGTTGYEAQGMEKNAGENYGGSSQFQTTWPL